A genome region from Deinococcus yavapaiensis KR-236 includes the following:
- a CDS encoding WD40 repeat domain-containing protein codes for MPLPLIWVVAAVGVAAAKKGIDGGVAIKQARDSLSNATARKEAAERKIELRLTAVRERARSLEQQKLTVMGTSMAAFVRLWERQKQRANVTDKDFQVRLHLSPEHIEEFRGFGVQSLDVARGMLKAGAASLGAGMGVTSAVTALGAASTGTALSALSGAAANSALLAWLGGGTLASGGGGVALGTIVAGGLFAAPAALVGSLILAKKGEEARTAAVEYAANVDVYCAEVTTKIAHLRGIERRLEEVAFVVHALEERLVRAVVGCEEDEARSGGKVDLVRFFSAAQLARTLSQVMSVPIIAEDLQATSASAQLVAESSAQHALPLESLAVGGLVEEASDVPTTTSDVWAWADEVLELTLPQQGTTSVVFGEQPDALITASDRSCVVWSIEEARPLHESKEHTGTVNSVAVSRAGWFASASDDRTARVWNDANWKAGRRLLWNERYAKAVAFSPVASHLAVGYGDGLVKVYDVESGDERHTLTGHTMQVTAVAFDPLGRHVVSSSWDHSVRVHSLDSGALTLELKHYNFVHDVRWSADGRYLATASEDRTAGVWCADTGKRLLTLNWNRRYVYAVAFHPSAPLVATAFADGVVKLWLLPSGEEIASLGQPGSSVNDVTFSPDGRFLAAGGSDRIVVWTPSSTTTS; via the coding sequence ATGCCTCTACCACTGATTTGGGTTGTGGCCGCCGTGGGCGTCGCCGCCGCGAAGAAAGGCATCGACGGTGGTGTCGCCATCAAACAAGCAAGAGACTCGCTCAGCAACGCGACCGCCCGAAAAGAAGCGGCAGAACGAAAGATCGAGCTTCGCTTGACCGCCGTTCGCGAGCGCGCTCGCAGCCTCGAACAGCAAAAACTCACGGTCATGGGAACGTCCATGGCGGCGTTCGTACGCTTGTGGGAACGACAAAAGCAACGCGCGAACGTCACGGACAAAGACTTTCAGGTGCGCTTGCACCTTTCACCCGAACACATCGAGGAGTTCAGGGGTTTCGGCGTGCAAAGCCTTGACGTGGCGCGCGGCATGCTGAAGGCGGGCGCGGCCAGCCTCGGGGCTGGTATGGGTGTTACGTCTGCCGTGACCGCCCTCGGTGCGGCCAGCACCGGCACGGCCCTTTCCGCCTTGTCAGGCGCCGCAGCGAACAGCGCCTTGCTCGCTTGGCTCGGTGGGGGAACGCTCGCATCCGGCGGTGGAGGCGTGGCGCTCGGTACGATCGTCGCGGGCGGACTGTTCGCCGCGCCGGCAGCCCTGGTCGGGTCGTTGATTCTCGCCAAGAAAGGCGAGGAAGCACGAACAGCCGCCGTGGAATACGCGGCGAACGTCGACGTGTACTGCGCGGAAGTCACCACCAAAATCGCTCACCTGCGAGGCATCGAGCGGCGCTTGGAGGAAGTGGCGTTCGTGGTGCACGCCCTCGAAGAGCGGTTGGTGCGTGCAGTCGTGGGATGTGAGGAAGACGAGGCACGCTCGGGCGGGAAGGTGGACCTGGTACGCTTTTTCTCGGCGGCGCAACTGGCACGCACGTTATCGCAGGTGATGAGCGTGCCCATCATCGCTGAAGACTTGCAAGCGACGAGCGCTTCCGCTCAACTCGTGGCGGAATCGAGCGCGCAGCACGCCCTTCCCCTCGAATCCTTGGCCGTCGGTGGTCTTGTCGAAGAAGCGTCCGACGTGCCGACGACCACCAGTGACGTATGGGCGTGGGCGGATGAAGTGTTGGAATTGACGTTGCCACAGCAGGGAACGACGAGCGTCGTGTTCGGTGAGCAACCGGATGCCTTGATCACCGCGAGCGATCGGTCGTGTGTCGTGTGGTCCATCGAGGAGGCGCGGCCGTTGCACGAGTCGAAAGAACACACTGGCACGGTGAATTCCGTGGCCGTGTCACGCGCGGGGTGGTTCGCCAGCGCCTCGGACGACCGCACCGCTCGAGTGTGGAATGACGCGAACTGGAAGGCCGGGCGGCGTTTGCTCTGGAACGAACGGTACGCGAAAGCCGTCGCGTTCTCGCCGGTCGCGTCGCATCTTGCCGTCGGGTACGGCGACGGCCTCGTGAAGGTGTACGACGTCGAGTCGGGCGATGAACGTCACACCTTGACCGGCCACACCATGCAAGTTACGGCGGTGGCGTTCGATCCGCTCGGTCGGCACGTCGTGTCGAGTTCATGGGATCACTCGGTGCGGGTGCATTCGCTGGATTCCGGAGCGTTGACGCTCGAGTTAAAGCACTACAATTTCGTGCACGACGTGCGGTGGAGCGCGGACGGGCGGTACTTGGCGACAGCGTCAGAGGACCGCACCGCCGGCGTGTGGTGCGCGGACACGGGAAAGCGCCTGTTGACGTTGAACTGGAATCGACGGTACGTGTACGCCGTGGCCTTCCACCCGTCCGCCCCGCTGGTCGCGACTGCGTTTGCGGACGGCGTGGTAAAATTGTGGTTGCTCCCGTCAGGCGAGGAAATCGCGTCGCTTGGACAGCCCGGGTCAAGCGTGAACGACGTGACCTTCAGCCCGGACGGCCGTTTTCTCGCGGCGGGAGGGAGCGACCGAATCGTGGTCTGGACGCCTTCCAGTACGACAACGAGTTAA